The nucleotide sequence CCGAACCGATAATTGCCCCGGCGCCGAGTCGACGCGTACGAGTCACGTGTTCGATCAGCTGCAAAAAATTGAACGTCATATCGACGCCACAGCGTGGTGCACCAAACTGTTCACCGTTGAGGTGCGTAGTAAGCGCCAAGTCAAGTGTGCCGTCTCGGTAGTGTTCACCGAGTTCGTCGGGCGTGACGGCTACAGGCGAGAACGCGGTCGAGGGCTTGGACTGATAAAAACCAAAACCTTTAGCGAGTTCGCCGGGTATCAATCCACGCAGCGACACGTCATTTAGAATCATAATGAGCTTAATGTGGTCGGCCGCCTGTCCCGCCCTGGTGGCCATGGGCACGTCGTCGGTGACGACCGCCGTTTCGGCCTCCATATCGATACCAAACTCGGTACTCGGCACCACGATGTCATCGTGAGGTCCCAAAAAGTCGTCCGAACCACCTTGATACACAAGCGGATCATGCCAAAAACTCTCGGGCATTTCCGCACCACGCGCCTTGCGCACCAATTCCACATGATTGACATAGGCGCTGCCATCCACCCAGTGATAGGCGCGGGGAAGTGGCGCGTGAGCAACCGCCGGATCAAAAGCGGTTGATGCCACCGCGTCGTTTTGCAGTTGCGTGAACAGCGCTTCGAGTTTGGGACTGGTACTCGCCCAATTATCGAGTGCAGCCTGCAAGGTAGGGGCGATATCGCCAGCGGGTGTCATGCGCGTCAGATCACGACTGACCACGACCAGCTGACCATCGCGCGTTGAATTATTAATCGTCGCAAGTTTCACAGTGTTTCCTTGAGTATCTTAAGTTTTAACAGGCACTCTGCGAAGAGTGGCCTTTCTGATCATGAGCGCGCGTTGAGATGGCGCACGTGAAAGCGAATGTGCTCTTCCATAAATGTGGCAATATGAAAATAACTGTGGTCGTAGCCCTCGCGCCGGTGGAGCGTCAGCGGATAGTCCACATCGCGACAGGCTGCCTCGAGTAATTCGGGTCGCAATTGTTCTTCGAGAAAACCGTCGGCCGCACCTTGATCGACCAACATGGGCAACGGATGCTCGGCTTGTCGTACTAATTCAACCGCGTCATACGATCGCCACGCATCGTGGTTGTCACCCAGATACAGGCCAAACGCCTTCCGTCCCCAGGGAACTTGACTGGGTGCCACAATCGGCGCAAACGCCGACACGCTCGCGTAGGGTTGCGCGTGACGCAGTGCCATTACCAGCGCACCGTGACCGCCCATCGAATGTCCCATGATGGCGCAACGCTCGCCGTCTATGGGGAAGTGAGAGCGAATCAAGGCCGGCAATTCCTCGCCCACATAGTCGAACATGCGGTAGTGATGATCCCAGGGCTGCTCCGTCGCATTAACGTAAAACCCGGCCCCATGTCCCACGTCCCAGGCCCCCTCCGCGTCGTCGGGCACATGATCGCCGCGCGGGCTGGTGTCTGGCGCCACAATGGCGACGTTGTGACGTGCGGCATACTGCTGCGCGCCGGCTTTTTGGACGAAGTTTTCATCTGTGCAGGTGAGCCCAGACAGCCAATACAGAACTGGCACCGATTGTGTGTCGGCCGCTGGCGGTAAATAGATAGAGAAATGCATGGTGCAATCCAAAACCGTCGAGGCGTGCGCAAAACGCTTTTGCACCCCACCAAATGAGCGGCTCGCACCGACTTGCGTTAAATTTTCAGGAAGTTGACTCACCCCATACCCTCAACGTCATCAATCAATATTCAATTACCGATCGGATACTCTCACCAGCGTGCATCAGATGAAACGCTTCATTAATCTCGCTGAGCGGCATTTTATGCGTGATCAATGAATCAATGTCGATCTTACCGTCCATGTACCAATCGACAATTTTAGGCACGTCGGTGCGTCCACGCGCGCCGCCAAAGGCGGTGCCGCGCCACACCCGGCCCGTCACCAGCTGAAAGGGTCGCGTCGCGATTTCCTGGCCAGCACCGGCCACACCAATGATCATCGATTCGCCCCAGCCTTTGTGGCAGCACTCGAGCGCCTGACGCATGGTGTTGACATTGCCAATGCACTCAAAGCTGTAATCCGCACCACCGCCCGTAATGTCGATCACCGCATCGACCACATTCTCAACATCCTTCGGATTGATAAAATGCGTCATACCAAACTGCTCGCCTAACGCTTCGCGTGCGGGATTAAGATCAACGCCAACGATCTTGTCCGCACCGATTAGCCTCGCACCTTGGATCACGTTGAGTCCGATTCCGCCCAGACCGAACACCACTACGTTGGAGCCCGGTTCGACCTTCGCATCGAACGCCACCGCACCGACACCAGTGGTGACGCCGCAGCCGATGTAGCACACCTTATCGAACGGTGCGTCCTCGCGAATTTTGGCGACCGCAATTTCCGGTAGCACTGTGTGATTGGAAAACGTGGAGCAACCCATGTAGTGCAAAATAGGCTCGCCATCGATGGAGAAGCGACTCGTGCCGTCGGGCATCACGCCCTGGCCTTGCGTGGCGCGAATGGCCTGACACAAGTTGGTTTTGGGGTGTAGACAATAATCGCACTCTCGACACTCCGGCGTGTAGAGCGGTATCACATGATCACCGACGTTAAGAGACGTCACACCCTCGCCGACCTCAATGACCACACCTGCACCCTCGTGCCCCAATATGGCCGGAAACGCCCCTTCTGGATCGTCGCCCGACAGCGTAAACGCGTCGGTATGGCAAACGCCCGTTGCCTTCAATTCGATCAGCACCTCGCCGGCCTGAGGCCCTTGAAGATCCACATCAAGAATCTCAAGCGGTTTGCCCGCCGCCAATGCCACAGCCGCTTTGGTTTTCATATGCTTCCCCTCTAAAAAGCAGGTCCGAAAGTGTAACGAACTTAACCTAGTCACGAAAGCGAGGATGTTTGTCCTCGCCAATCTGCGGTCGACGTGCGGTACCCCCGCATATAAACGAACGAAACTATTGACCTGCTCCTTTAATTTCGCTGTACTGCGGGCTGCTTTTGCGCAGTGCAAAAACGCCATCGAAATCGATTGGCCGCTCAACTGTCTGCACACATTACTCGGCCCACATCGCGACATGAGTATCCCGTTATGAGTTCCACCTCTACTACGTCACCCGCCGCGCCGTTTCCTTCTCCACAATCGCTCGGCGCGCCGGCCGATATCGCGAGCTCAAATTGGGTGGTTTGCAAATTTGGCGGGACCAGCGTCAGTTCGCGTGAAAACTGGATGCACATCGTTCGCTGTCTCAACGCACGGCATCTTGAAGGACTCAATACGTTCGTTGTTCACTCCGCATTTGCCGGCGTGTCGGACGCACTCGAATCGATAGCGCGACACCCCGATAATGCCCAGTCTCAAGCGGCGCATCTTATTGAGCTGCATACGGAGCATGCCCGCACTCTGGCGGTCGATGCGACGCTGATCGATCAGGAAGTCGGTGAATTGCGTGCGCTTGCCCAGCGATTTGCAGAGGGCGTGGCCGCCCCCGCAGAAACCGCAACGTTGATGGGATTAGGCGAGCGCATGAGCACGCGACTGGGGTGCGCCTTTCTAGCCGATCAGGGCATCGAAACCATTCGACTGGATGCGCGCGACTGGCTGACCACACTGCCCGGACCGAACGCCTCCACGCGATCACCCTGGTTGTCCGCTGTGTGTGATGACAAACCCGATCAAGCGCTTCAATCGCACATCAAGGCGCACCGCTGCGTTGTCACACAAGGTTTTATCGCTCGCGGACCGGATGGAGAGGATGCGTTACTGGGTCGCGGCGGCTCGGACACGTCCGCGGCCTATTTTGCGGCCAAATTGGGTGCGCAGCGGCTGGAAATATGGACTGACGTCCCCGGCATGTTTAGCGCCGATCCACGAATTGTGCCGTCGGCGCGCACGCTTAAGAGTCTGCACTACGATGAGGCTCAGGAACTCGCCGCGATGGGCAGTTCCGTACTCCATCCGCATACACTCACGCCACCCGCACGCTATGGCATCCCGGTGTTCGTTCGCAGCACCACTCAACCTGAGCTCGAAGGCAGCTGCATTGCCGCGCATCCGCCAGGCGCGCACGCCGCGGTTAAAGGTATTGCGTTTCGACGCGACTTAACGCTGATTTCGATGGCCAACCCAGCCATGTGGCAACAAGCCGGCTTTCTCGCGAAGGCCTTTGCGGTGTTTGATGCGTTTGGTGTCTCTATCGACCTAGTGTCGACGTCTGAGAGCACGGTGACCGTATCGTTAGACCCATTGTCCGCCGCCGAACAACGCACGCTCGAACCGCTCGTCGCGTCATTGCGCGCGCTGTGTAAGGTGACCGTGATCGAGGATTGCGCGTCGGTGAGCCTGGTCGGACGCAATATCCGTACGATGCTGCATCGGCTCGCGCCGGCGATGACGGTGTTTGCCGAACACAAGATTCACCTTCTGTCGCAGGCAGCGAACGATCTTAATTTCACGGTGGTTGTCGATGCCGAACAAGGCACACGGCTCACCCATAAATTGCATGACGCGATTATTCAGCAAGACACTGAGCACGACACATTTGGTCAATCGTGGGAGCGCCTTAACCAATC is from Pseudomonadota bacterium and encodes:
- a CDS encoding fumarylacetoacetate hydrolase family protein — encoded protein: MKLATINNSTRDGQLVVVSRDLTRMTPAGDIAPTLQAALDNWASTSPKLEALFTQLQNDAVASTAFDPAVAHAPLPRAYHWVDGSAYVNHVELVRKARGAEMPESFWHDPLVYQGGSDDFLGPHDDIVVPSTEFGIDMEAETAVVTDDVPMATRAGQAADHIKLIMILNDVSLRGLIPGELAKGFGFYQSKPSTAFSPVAVTPDELGEHYRDGTLDLALTTHLNGEQFGAPRCGVDMTFNFLQLIEHVTRTRRLGAGAIIGS
- the fghA gene encoding S-formylglutathione hydrolase; the protein is MSQLPENLTQVGASRSFGGVQKRFAHASTVLDCTMHFSIYLPPAADTQSVPVLYWLSGLTCTDENFVQKAGAQQYAARHNVAIVAPDTSPRGDHVPDDAEGAWDVGHGAGFYVNATEQPWDHHYRMFDYVGEELPALIRSHFPIDGERCAIMGHSMGGHGALVMALRHAQPYASVSAFAPIVAPSQVPWGRKAFGLYLGDNHDAWRSYDAVELVRQAEHPLPMLVDQGAADGFLEEQLRPELLEAACRDVDYPLTLHRREGYDHSYFHIATFMEEHIRFHVRHLNARS
- a CDS encoding S-(hydroxymethyl)glutathione dehydrogenase/class III alcohol dehydrogenase produces the protein MKTKAAVALAAGKPLEILDVDLQGPQAGEVLIELKATGVCHTDAFTLSGDDPEGAFPAILGHEGAGVVIEVGEGVTSLNVGDHVIPLYTPECRECDYCLHPKTNLCQAIRATQGQGVMPDGTSRFSIDGEPILHYMGCSTFSNHTVLPEIAVAKIREDAPFDKVCYIGCGVTTGVGAVAFDAKVEPGSNVVVFGLGGIGLNVIQGARLIGADKIVGVDLNPAREALGEQFGMTHFINPKDVENVVDAVIDITGGGADYSFECIGNVNTMRQALECCHKGWGESMIIGVAGAGQEIATRPFQLVTGRVWRGTAFGGARGRTDVPKIVDWYMDGKIDIDSLITHKMPLSEINEAFHLMHAGESIRSVIEY
- a CDS encoding bifunctional aspartate kinase/diaminopimelate decarboxylase, whose translation is MSSTSTTSPAAPFPSPQSLGAPADIASSNWVVCKFGGTSVSSRENWMHIVRCLNARHLEGLNTFVVHSAFAGVSDALESIARHPDNAQSQAAHLIELHTEHARTLAVDATLIDQEVGELRALAQRFAEGVAAPAETATLMGLGERMSTRLGCAFLADQGIETIRLDARDWLTTLPGPNASTRSPWLSAVCDDKPDQALQSHIKAHRCVVTQGFIARGPDGEDALLGRGGSDTSAAYFAAKLGAQRLEIWTDVPGMFSADPRIVPSARTLKSLHYDEAQELAAMGSSVLHPHTLTPPARYGIPVFVRSTTQPELEGSCIAAHPPGAHAAVKGIAFRRDLTLISMANPAMWQQAGFLAKAFAVFDAFGVSIDLVSTSESTVTVSLDPLSAAEQRTLEPLVASLRALCKVTVIEDCASVSLVGRNIRTMLHRLAPAMTVFAEHKIHLLSQAANDLNFTVVVDAEQGTRLTHKLHDAIIQQDTEHDTFGQSWERLNQSPAAAPALHWWVTHRDALLNLMQDRDCAFVYHADTIRERVGSMKHLGALDNVLYAMKANPNEQVLETIYEAGMSFECVSPGELKRLFKLFPAIDRQHILYTPNFAPRDDYRFGLNSGVRVTLDNLFPLRHWGEDFRGRDVFVRLDPGHGKGHHELVRTAGAQSKFGIPLFELEELQTLAKQFDVRIKGIHAHSGSGIMESGNWRQVGRVLSAAAARFPEVEIIDLGGGLGIPEKPGDPPLDMVNVDRALTTLREEYSDYRFWMEPGRFIVAEAGALLARVTQTKGKGDVQYVGVATGMNSLIRPALYGAYHPIVNLSRLADTPSERYTVVGPNCETGDRLGLDRALPSCQTGDVLLIANAGAYGYAMSSRYNLREPAQEFLL